The Oncorhynchus masou masou isolate Uvic2021 chromosome 8, UVic_Omas_1.1, whole genome shotgun sequence genome has a window encoding:
- the LOC135544662 gene encoding tumor necrosis factor receptor superfamily member 10A-like translates to MNFNLTFIKSSVVVFLLCSWLVCCGAELNGVVATQWSGDDRNRTLQHKNCVENQQYLHQGLCCLNCQAGTFMLRACDRDMEQGTCMPCEHGLSYTEHSNGMNRCLPCTHCRMDQSQTVPCTSTADTQCQCRAGTFCVPEQACEVCKRCAKCKAGEEEVKKCTPISNTACRKRDISTTRHPIAIPTPAPISAETIVTPLVILLLLFLLFIGIGVWLWIKRPCTFRPVCLSGSDSRCDSSDIVKIAIGESGPTAEERQNSQNAGLEGEEGEEVRPESRPLLQETQGGLIKASPPLGLGEDEDRGLGDSLPNTTSSSQTSLSALPTAGAASSGSSPRHSPSAQRLQPTARDDPLQKRLVSLIGDETSLKKSFDLFDECLDVRIHNKFFRYIGVHDNHIKMAESAPPGDKVYDLLKNWMQKEGLKADINSLLQALLSLDQRRSAESIAFAAIQKGYYKHADMP, encoded by the exons GTGGTGGTGTTCCTGCTGTGCTCTTGGCTGGTGTGCTGTGGGGCAGAGCTGAATGGCGTGGTGGCGACCCAGTGGTCCGGCGATGACAGGAACCGGACGCTGCAACACAAAAACTGTGTGGAGAACCAGCAGTACCTCCACCAGGGCCTCTGCTGTCTCAACTGCCAGGCTG GTACATTCATGCTGAGGGCGTGCGACCGGGACATGGAGCAAGGGACGTGCATGCCCTGCGAACATGGCTTGTCCTACACAGAACACTCCAACGGGATGAACCGCTGCCTGCCCTGCACCCACTGTCGCATGG aCCAGAGCCAGACAGTGCCCTGTACCAGTACAGCAGACACCCAGTGCCAGTGTCGAGCGGGCACCTTCTGTGTGCCAGAGCAGGCCTGTGAGGTCTGCAAGAGATGTGCCAA GTGTAaagcgggggaggaggaggtgaagaaatGCACCCCCATCTCCAACACTGCGTGTAGGAAACGAGACATCTCCACTACCCGCCACCCGATTGCCATCCCCACCCCCGCCCCCATCTCTGCAGAGACCATAG TTACGCCATTGGTCATTCTGCTCttgctcttcctcctcttcatcggGATTGGTGTGTGGCTTTGGATCAAGAGGCCATGTACATTTCGGCCAG TTTGTCTCTCAGGTTCAGACAGTCGCTGTGACTCCAGTGACATTGTGAAGATTGCCATT GGTGAGAGTGGACCCAcagcagaggagagacagaacagccaGAATGCTggcctggagggggaggagggggaggaggtccGTCCCGAGTCACGTCCCCTGCTGCAGGAGACCCAGGGCGGCCTGATTAAGGCCTCCCCTCCCCTGGGATTGGGGGAGGACGAGGACCGGGGCCTGGGTGACAGCCTACCCAACACCACCAGCTCCTCCCAGACCAGCCTGTCGGCCCTGCCCACCGCCGGGGCCGCCTCGTCGGGCAGCTCCCCCCGACACAGCCCCTCCGCCCAGAGACTGCAGCCCACAGCCAGG GATGATCCTCTGCAGAAGAGACTTGTGTCCCTGATAG gGGATGAGACGTCCCTGAAGAAGAGCTTCGACCTCTTCGATGAGTGCCTGGACGTGCGGATCCACAACAAGTTTTTTCGCTACATCGGCGTCCATGACAACCACATCAAGATGGCGGAGAGTGCCCCCCCTGGCGACAAGGTGTATGACCTGCTGAAGAACTGGATGCAGAAGGAGGGCCTGAAAGCGGACATCAACTCCCTGCTCCAGGCCCTTCTAAGTCTGGACCAGAGGCGCTCCGCTGAGAGCATTGCCTTCGCTGCCATCCAGAAGGGCTACTACAAACATGCAGACATGCCCTGA